A stretch of the Vigna radiata var. radiata cultivar VC1973A chromosome 9, Vradiata_ver6, whole genome shotgun sequence genome encodes the following:
- the LOC106773195 gene encoding isoleucine--tRNA ligase, chloroplastic/mitochondrial-like isoform X1, which produces MYHTIVLIPGTIYVLQSEDHEGVKQEDGKYKHTXDLPKSTFAIRANSSLMEPEIQKIWEENQVFKKVVEKNNGANFILHDDPPYANGDLHTGHASNKILKDTTNRYKITMDVDSDP; this is translated from the exons ATGTATCATACTATTGTACTTATTCCAGGGACAATATATGTTCTTCAAAGTGAAGATCATGAGG GAGTCAAACAAGAAGATGGAAAATACAAGCACACTGNTGATCTTCCCAAGTCAACATTTGCTATAAGAGCTAATTCTTCACTAATGGAGCCTGAAATTCAGAAAATTTGGGAAGAGAATCAAGTATTCAAGAAAGTTGTTGAGAAAAATAATGGA GCAAATTTTATTCTTCATGATGACCCTCCATATGCTAATGGTGATCTTCACACAGGGCATGcctcaaataaaattttgaaggaTACCACAAATCGTTATAAG ATCACAATGGATGTTGATAGTGATCCATGA
- the LOC106773195 gene encoding isoleucine--tRNA ligase, chloroplastic/mitochondrial-like isoform X2, translating to MARKKASDGVKQEDGKYKHTXDLPKSTFAIRANSSLMEPEIQKIWEENQVFKKVVEKNNGANFILHDDPPYANGDLHTGHASNKILKDTTNRYKITMDVDSDP from the exons ATGGCAAGAAAGAAAGCTTCAGATG GAGTCAAACAAGAAGATGGAAAATACAAGCACACTGNTGATCTTCCCAAGTCAACATTTGCTATAAGAGCTAATTCTTCACTAATGGAGCCTGAAATTCAGAAAATTTGGGAAGAGAATCAAGTATTCAAGAAAGTTGTTGAGAAAAATAATGGA GCAAATTTTATTCTTCATGATGACCCTCCATATGCTAATGGTGATCTTCACACAGGGCATGcctcaaataaaattttgaaggaTACCACAAATCGTTATAAG ATCACAATGGATGTTGATAGTGATCCATGA